A genomic segment from Acidaminococcales bacterium encodes:
- a CDS encoding chemotaxis response regulator protein-glutamate methylesterase, translated as MNDRLKKVLIVDDSFFIRKIFSDMFNGTKDFQVVGTAQNGLEAIGKIKSLSPDLVTLDIEMPVMNGLDALKIIMRDMPLPVVVVSSQTKEGSEETVKALLYGAVDFVTKDKNDLDTVKKMLLAICRDAVNANILELQKNSAAQKPVDIPAIGAKAKERLVAIGTSTGGPKALQEVIPNLPANLPCAVAVVQHMPPGFTKSLADRLNACSQVNVKEAENNEPLQKSTVYVAPGDFHMRFARERGAALIKLSKDPPVGLHRPAVNTMFESAAQVYGANCVAVLLTGMGQDGAAGMAKIKKENGYTIAESQETAIVYGMPKAAAELGVVDKVLPLHEIANAIVMAVI; from the coding sequence GTGAACGATCGATTGAAAAAAGTTTTGATAGTTGACGATTCATTTTTCATACGCAAAATATTTTCCGATATGTTCAACGGCACCAAAGACTTCCAAGTTGTCGGAACCGCGCAGAACGGATTGGAGGCTATCGGCAAAATAAAGAGCCTGAGTCCGGACTTGGTTACGCTTGACATAGAAATGCCCGTGATGAACGGTTTGGACGCGCTTAAAATAATTATGCGCGATATGCCGCTGCCGGTGGTAGTTGTAAGCTCGCAGACCAAGGAGGGCTCGGAAGAGACGGTCAAGGCCCTTCTTTACGGCGCGGTTGACTTTGTTACCAAAGACAAAAACGATCTTGACACGGTGAAAAAAATGTTGCTTGCAATCTGTCGCGATGCCGTTAACGCCAACATCTTGGAATTGCAGAAAAATTCTGCGGCGCAAAAGCCTGTGGACATACCGGCCATAGGCGCCAAAGCAAAGGAGAGGCTTGTGGCGATCGGGACGTCTACCGGAGGGCCAAAAGCCTTGCAGGAAGTGATTCCAAACCTGCCCGCCAATCTTCCCTGCGCGGTAGCGGTCGTGCAGCACATGCCGCCGGGGTTTACCAAGTCGCTGGCGGACAGGCTGAACGCTTGCTCGCAAGTAAATGTAAAAGAGGCGGAAAACAATGAACCGCTGCAGAAAAGTACCGTTTATGTAGCGCCCGGCGACTTTCATATGCGTTTTGCCCGCGAAAGGGGAGCTGCCCTCATAAAATTGTCCAAAGATCCCCCGGTTGGCCTGCACCGGCCGGCGGTAAACACGATGTTTGAGTCCGCGGCGCAGGTGTACGGCGCAAATTGCGTGGCGGTTCTGTTGACGGGCATGGGACAGGACGGGGCCGCCGGCATGGCAAAAATAAAAAAAGAAAACGGCTATACTATAGCGGAAAGCCAGGAAACCGCGATTGTTTACGGGATGCCGAAAGCCGCCGCCGAACTTGGCGTTGTCGATAAAGTATTGCCTTTGCATGAGATTGCCAATGCGATAGTCATGGCGGTTATTTAG
- a CDS encoding flagellar brake domain-containing protein — translation MDISSPFLVNQRLEIAPHDVLEYLSSRIEDYRGNDLVIATPMRKAVPLYLPIGTPILGRAIAGEGILYSFESVLLEIVMQPLPFWIIKKPENVKRIQQRNFFRYPVHLPVCYFIVSEETGRPIVETETDTVSQNLSGGGVLLLSNDVSLRLGTKVWLEIPLSDTDIVQSIAVVVRIDMKKDGEGKSLFAIALQFVNLDEFVRNKIIKFLNARLLEERNKGILM, via the coding sequence ATGGATATAAGCAGTCCATTTTTAGTAAACCAGCGGCTGGAAATTGCCCCGCATGACGTCTTGGAATATCTGTCAAGCCGCATTGAGGATTACCGGGGCAACGATCTTGTGATAGCGACGCCTATGCGCAAGGCCGTGCCTTTATACCTGCCGATAGGGACGCCAATCTTGGGGCGGGCGATAGCCGGCGAAGGCATACTTTATTCTTTCGAGTCCGTCTTGCTGGAAATCGTCATGCAACCGCTTCCCTTCTGGATAATAAAAAAACCGGAAAACGTGAAAAGAATACAGCAAAGGAACTTTTTCCGATATCCCGTACACCTGCCTGTCTGTTATTTTATTGTCAGCGAAGAAACCGGCAGGCCGATCGTGGAAACCGAGACCGATACTGTTTCGCAAAATTTAAGCGGCGGCGGCGTCCTTTTGCTGTCAAACGATGTATCTTTGCGGCTGGGCACAAAAGTTTGGCTGGAAATCCCGTTGTCGGATACGGACATCGTACAGTCAATCGCGGTGGTCGTAAGAATAGATATGAAAAAAGACGGCGAGGGCAAGTCGCTTTTTGCCATAGCCCTTCAGTTTGTCAACCTGGATGAATTTGTCCGCAATAAAATAATAAAGTTCCTGAACGCGCGCCTTTTGGAAGAACGCAACAAAGGCATCCTTATGTAA
- a CDS encoding MinD/ParA family protein: protein MVDQAERLRELSERCIALNEKGGEPECAAAHVLAIASGKGGVGKSSFAVNLALALANYGKKVLIVDADIGMANIDVMMGLIAKYSLIDIIEGVRSFEEVVVTGPRNIKFLPGGSGIKSLVSLTNLELQRILSQASQFEKAMDFILLDTGAGMGDTVMNFLMAADDILLVATPEPTSLTDAYALIKAYAGNDNAGKAALRLVVNRVGSAAESSVVADKLCKVAVKFLSVQLRQIGYIFEDPAVSQSIRSQRPLLLQSPDSPAAGCIAGIARKLILGFEPADKKGRYGFFKKFLNINSRK, encoded by the coding sequence ATGGTTGATCAGGCTGAACGATTGAGGGAATTGTCTGAAAGGTGCATTGCTTTGAATGAAAAGGGCGGCGAGCCTGAATGCGCCGCCGCCCATGTGCTTGCTATTGCCAGCGGCAAAGGCGGGGTGGGAAAAAGCAGCTTTGCCGTCAATTTGGCGTTGGCGCTGGCAAACTACGGAAAAAAAGTCCTGATTGTCGACGCCGACATAGGCATGGCCAATATTGACGTCATGATGGGGCTGATAGCAAAATACAGCCTGATTGACATTATTGAAGGCGTCCGCTCATTTGAGGAAGTGGTGGTTACCGGGCCGCGAAACATCAAGTTCCTGCCCGGGGGATCGGGCATAAAGTCCTTGGTTTCCCTCACCAACCTGGAATTGCAGAGAATACTCAGCCAAGCGTCGCAATTTGAAAAGGCGATGGATTTTATACTTTTGGACACAGGGGCAGGCATGGGGGACACTGTTATGAACTTTCTCATGGCGGCGGACGACATCTTGCTTGTCGCCACCCCCGAGCCTACGTCGCTGACCGACGCCTACGCGCTTATAAAAGCGTACGCCGGCAATGACAATGCCGGCAAAGCCGCCTTAAGGCTTGTTGTCAACCGCGTCGGCAGCGCCGCCGAAAGTTCCGTTGTGGCGGATAAACTCTGCAAAGTCGCGGTCAAGTTTTTGTCCGTGCAACTGCGGCAAATAGGATACATTTTTGAAGACCCTGCGGTCTCCCAATCCATCCGCTCGCAACGCCCGCTTTTGCTGCAATCGCCCGATTCGCCGGCGGCCGGTTGCATTGCCGGTATTGCCCGCAAGCTTATTTTGGGCTTTGAACCGGCGGACAAGAAAGGTCGCTACGGTTTTTTCAAGAAGTTTCTTAATATAAATTCACGAAAGTAG